The Vibrio quintilis DNA window GAAAGATGATCTGTATCGACACCGCCTAATGTGACTTCTGCGGTTCGATAGCCTTCAGTACCATTAGGGGCAATGTGCCAGTTTTCCAGAGTTTGAGTAACGCCGGTTCTTTCTTTGTCATTAAGTTGTCTTAACGTTTTATCCGGCAAATCACCTCTTTCAATCAGAACTTCAACTAACCGTTTTGGCAATAACCGGGCTAAGGTATTTTTCAGGGTTTGATTCGGATGATTCTCACTCACGTCAGCAAGATAAGTTTCAATATCTGTATCCGGCAGCAGATTCACTTTTACCGCCTCGCCAGCATGCCAGTATGATGAAACCTGAAGCACTGACGGGCCAGATATACCCCGATGGGTAAACAGAAGAGATTCTTTAAATGATGTACCATCTTGTGTGGTCAATATCACAGGTACTGCAATGCCAGATAAATCACTAAACTGTTCTTTATCTGCTTTATGTAAGGTAAAAGGAACCAGCCCGGCTCTTGTTGGCCGAACATTCAGGCCAAATTGCTCAGCAATCTTATAACCAAATGGTGTCGCACCGAGTTTTGGCATAGAAAGCCCGCCGGTTGCAATAACCAATGATTCACATGAAACATCCTTGTGGTTGATTTTTAAGGAAAAATTGAGTTTATTTTGTTCAATCTGACTAATTTCTGCCTGATAAAGGAACGAAACCGATGGAGATTCACATTCTTTGAGCAACATACTGACAATATCTTTTGCTGAATCCAGACAAAATAACTGCCCGTGATCGCGCTCTTCAAAAGGAATCTCATACTCACTGACTAACGAGATAAAATCCCAGTTTGTATATTGAGACAGCGCAGATTTGACGAAATGTGGGTTACAACATAAGTAATGACCGGCTGACACATCGTAGTTCGTGAAATTACAACGACCACCACCTGAGATCAGAATTTTTCTACCCGGCTTTTTACCATGATCAACCACTAAAACTGTTCTGCCCCTTTTTCCGGCCTGAGCTGCGCACATTAAACCGGCAGCACCGGCCCCAATGATCACAACGTCATATATCTCATTCATTAACACATTACCTGTTATCAAACCTGAAATAAAAAAGGATGCGCTTTATGCACATCCTTCTATCAGAGAAATTCTATTTTAACGGTAAATACGTTTAACCACAAACTGAGCGAAAATACATACAGCGATCTTCAATGAAGATAAGAGTTAAAGCATCACAGCGGCCAGCATATCTACACCCAAAAGTGCAAAACAGAGTATGAACAACTGTCTGACTCTATCACACTTGCCGGTAAAGATTTCATCATGGTGATGAAGATATTCTTTACCTTTCAGGTAAGAATAGAGCCTGACCTGCTTGTTCATATTGCCATGGGCTGTAAAAAAACCCGGACCATCAACCTGTTGATACAACAAAGGATGCGCTTCACGCATGATATAGATTAAAGAACGAAGCGCTGTAAAGCATCTGGCGACATTGAATATTGTCACCACAGTCAATCCCATGAGGATGGTATCTCCACTGATCATCTTTTCCTCCCTACATCTTCCGGATACTGGCGAAAAGACAATCAGCGCTGGATGTTATGCCGAAGCTTTATTCTGCTGCTGCCTCAGTATCCATGATAGAAGATGAACCTTTAGTTACCAATTCTGCTAAATCTTTATCGATGAAGAACAATGCTTTACCGTCTTCTCCGATCAGCTCTAACTTATCTAAGATCCCTTTAAATAACTTTTCTTCTTCGTGTTGCTCGGCTACATACCATTGAAGAAAATTAAAGGTTGAGTAATCCTGAGATGTGAAAGCCACATGTGCCAACTGGTTTATTTTTTGAGTGATCATCTGCTCATGTTTATATGTTTCACGAAATACTTCACCTAAGCTTTCGAAGTCGTGTCTGGGCGCAGCAATTGATCCTAGAATAGGCAGAGCTCCTGTTTCACTTACATAAGTAAATAGTCGCTGCATATGCCCCATTTCCTCATCTGCATGTTGCCGCAGAAATGAAGCTGCCCCTTCAAAGCCTTTATCTTCACACCAAGCACTCATTTGTAAGTATAGATTGGATGAAAAAAATTCGAGGTTAATTTGATCATTTAATTGTTTTACCATTCCATCTGATAACATAAATTACACTCCTGAACTATCCTTTGAATGAACTGAACTATCGTATGTTCAGTACCTTACCATCTCCCGACAAAGAAGTGGATATGAGATCACTTCGACACATTTTTTTAACAGTGGGTGCTACAGTGAATTCAACCGATAAACACGGAGACAGCACGATGACCTATAAACATATTCTGGTAACTGTTGATCTATCAGAAGAAAGTCGCATTTTGATCGACAAAGCCTCCGCTCTTGCCAAAGCACTGGATGCCAGGCTTTCATTTATTCACATTGATGTAAATTACGCTGAGTTATATACCGGATTGATTGATGTCAATTTAAACGAAACACGGCACTTTTCAATGGAAAA harbors:
- the ftnA gene encoding non-heme ferritin; amino-acid sequence: MLSDGMVKQLNDQINLEFFSSNLYLQMSAWCEDKGFEGAASFLRQHADEEMGHMQRLFTYVSETGALPILGSIAAPRHDFESLGEVFRETYKHEQMITQKINQLAHVAFTSQDYSTFNFLQWYVAEQHEEEKLFKGILDKLELIGEDGKALFFIDKDLAELVTKGSSSIMDTEAAAE
- a CDS encoding BaiN/RdsA family NAD(P)/FAD-dependent oxidoreductase produces the protein MNEIYDVVIIGAGAAGLMCAAQAGKRGRTVLVVDHGKKPGRKILISGGGRCNFTNYDVSAGHYLCCNPHFVKSALSQYTNWDFISLVSEYEIPFEERDHGQLFCLDSAKDIVSMLLKECESPSVSFLYQAEISQIEQNKLNFSLKINHKDVSCESLVIATGGLSMPKLGATPFGYKIAEQFGLNVRPTRAGLVPFTLHKADKEQFSDLSGIAVPVILTTQDGTSFKESLLFTHRGISGPSVLQVSSYWHAGEAVKVNLLPDTDIETYLADVSENHPNQTLKNTLARLLPKRLVEVLIERGDLPDKTLRQLNDKERTGVTQTLENWHIAPNGTEGYRTAEVTLGGVDTDHLSSKTMECKTVPGLFFVGEVMDVTGWLGGYNFQWAWSSGWVAGQWV
- the uspB gene encoding universal stress protein UspB, coding for MISGDTILMGLTVVTIFNVARCFTALRSLIYIMREAHPLLYQQVDGPGFFTAHGNMNKQVRLYSYLKGKEYLHHHDEIFTGKCDRVRQLFILCFALLGVDMLAAVML